A window from gamma proteobacterium SS-5 encodes these proteins:
- a CDS encoding type IV pilin protein — protein MIVVAIIGILAAIAYPSYQDYVLRGKRSDALAALSQAAQLQEKYRASNPTYGTLAQAGISATSPDNYYSITVPTNTATDYTITATAVGSQTADTACLTISLNRAGTFTPASCAGRN, from the coding sequence ATGATTGTGGTTGCCATTATTGGCATCTTGGCCGCCATAGCTTATCCCTCATATCAAGATTATGTCTTGCGGGGCAAACGCTCTGATGCCCTTGCAGCGCTGAGCCAAGCTGCACAACTGCAAGAAAAATACCGTGCCAGTAATCCCACTTACGGGACATTGGCACAGGCAGGTATCAGTGCCACATCACCGGATAACTATTACAGCATAACTGTACCTACCAACACAGCGACGGACTACACGATTACTGCAACTGCTGTAGGTTCACAAACCGCTGACACTGCCTGCCTCACCATATCTTTAAACCGCGCAGGCACCTTTACACCAGCAAGTTGTGCTGGCCGTAACTAA